Proteins from one Ahaetulla prasina isolate Xishuangbanna chromosome 2, ASM2864084v1, whole genome shotgun sequence genomic window:
- the LOC131192810 gene encoding HLA class II histocompatibility antigen, DR alpha chain, which yields MAGKGNGAGVPVGLARLLLLLLFLALAELGRAQDTPVPGEEILSQVAFVQKTRRNTSSSSEFMFEFNDDEIFHVDLEQRQTIWRLPEFGRFTSFQAEGAQGNIAVLQSNLDILMKRSNYTPAVNVPPKVMLYPEKAAELGEPNILICMADNFSPPVLNMSWLKNGKPVTEGVQTMDYYPKKDHAFRRFSYLPFVPNAEDVYFCQVEHWGLTEPLSKFWNVNVPEPLPETTENVICALGLAIGLVGIVTGTILMIKSRKMGEASYRRGNL from the exons ATGGCTGGCAAAGGCAACGGAGCGGGGGTCCCGGTGGGGCTggcgcggctgctgctgctgctgctgttcctgGCCCTGGCTGAGCTCGGGAGAG ccCAGGACACCCCTGTCCCTGGTGAGGAGATCTTGTCCCAGGTGGCCTTTGTCCAGAAGACCCGCCGGAACACCAGCAGCAGCTCCGAGTTCATGTTCGAGTTCAACGACGATGAGATTTTCCACGTGGACCTGGAGCAGAGACAGACCATCTGGCGGCTGCCCGAGTTCGGGCGCTTCACCAGCTTCCAGGCTGAGGGCGCCCAAGGGAACATCGCCGTCCTGCAGTCCAACTTGGACATCCTGATGAAGAGATCCAACTACACCCCCGCCGTTAACG TGCCTCCAAAAGTGATGCTGTATCCAGAGAAGGCGGCGGAGTTGGGGGAGCCCAACATACTGATCTGCATGGCGGATAACTTCTCTCCGCCGGTGCTGAACATGAGCTGGCTGAAGAACGGCAAGCCGGTGACCGAAGGGGTGCAGACCATGGATTACTACCCCAAGAAGGACCACGCCTTCCGCCGGTTCTCCTACCTGCCCTTCGTCCCGAACGCAGAGGATGTTTACTTCTGCCAGGTGGAACATTGGGGCCTCACGGAGCCCCTGAGCAAGTTTTGGA ACGTCAATGTCCCAGAGCCCCTCCCGGAGACGACTGAGAACGTGATTTGCGCGCTGGGCCTGGCGATAGGCCTTGTGGGCATTGTGACCGGCACCATCCTGATGATAAAGAGCCGGAAGATGGGAGAGGCCAGTTATCGCCGTGGAAACTT